From the bacterium genome, the window CCTATAAAGACATTTTCAATTGGTTTTGATGTGAAAGAATATAATGAATTAAAATACGCTAAAATTGTTGCAGAAAAATTTGGAACACAACACCATGAATTTATTATCCAACCAGATATTATCAAATGTTTACCAAAACTTGTCTGGCATTATAATGAACCATTTGCTGATTCTTCTATGATTCCAACTTATTATTTGGCAAAAGAAACTTCAAATTATGTAAAAGTTGCCTTAAATGGAGATGGTGGAGACGAAAACTTTGCTGGATACGATAGATATTATCAAACAATGGTATTATCAAAACTTTACAGTTTTTGTAAAAAAGCAGGACTCACTTCTTCATATGTCAAAAATTTGATTGAGAAAATATATCAAAAATTTCCTGCTCCTTTCCCTGTAAGAATTTTAGAATGGATTAAAGAGGCAGATGATTTCGGTTTTGGTTTCGCATATTCAAGAAGATTACAATCTTTTTCAGATATATGGAAAGAAAAAATATATTCTCCTTGGTTTAAAAATGAACTTAAAAATTATAACTCAATTGAAATAGTTGATAAATTATGGGAAAAAAATAAAGCAGATAATTTATTAGAAAAAATGCTTTATACTGACTTTCATCTTTATTTACCAGAAGTTCTAATGGTCAAAATAGATATAGCAACAATGGCAAATTCTCTTGAAGGAAGAAGTCCTTTTCTTGATTATAAATTTATTGAAACAATATCTTCATTTCCACCAGAATTAAAATTAAAAGGGAAAATTTCTAAGTATATTTTGAAAAAAAAATTAAAAGGATTTTTGCCCGACGAGATTTTAAAAAGGGGGAAAATGGGCTTTGGTGTCCCAGTTGGTGAGTGGTTTAAGGGAGAACTTGCAAATTATTTAAAAAGCATAATTTTAAATAAAAGATTTTTCAAAAGGAACTTTTTTGAAAAAAAATATGTAGAAGAAATTGTTCAGCAACACATTTCTGGTAGAGTTAATCATTCTTCTCGTTTATGGACTTTATTATGTTTTGAGATTTGGTGTAGAATATTTCTTGATGGAGAACAGGTATGAAAAAAGAGTTTAACTCTAACAATTATACAAAAGGAATTTGGAAAAAATTATTATTTATATTTATTTGTTCTCTTTTAATAAGAGTACTGTTTATTCTTACTTTAAATAATTCAATTGATGTTTGGGGTGATTGGTGGGATGAGTTGGGATGGAAACTTGCCTCAGGAAAAGGATTCTGGGTAGAAAATCCTTATTTTCCAGGTGGACAGAAATTCTATTCATGGAGAACTCCGGGATTTCCTTTTTTTCTTGCAATAATATATAAAATTTTTGGTCATAATTACCTTGCTGCAAAAATTGGGCTTGCTATAATTAGTTCATTTACTTGCATTTTGATTTATTTCCTTCTTAGAGAGTTTTTTAATTCAAAAATTTCTTTTATAGGCAGTTTTCTTTATTCAATATACCCATCTTCAATTTTCTGGACTGGTTATCTTGCACCTGAAACACTTGAAACCTTTTTATTAGTTTTATTTTCAATATTCTTAATAAAAGGCAAAAATAAAAAAAGTGATACTTTTATTTTATTAAGTGGTATTTTTCTTGGAATTGCCGTTTTAACGAGGTCTCTTTTTTTTATTTTTCTTCCTTTAATATTTTTTTATTTTCTTATAGAATTCAAGAGAAAAGGGATATTAAAATTTATTTTTTTGTTTTTAGGCTGTTTTCTTGTAATAACTCCTTGGGTTCTAAGGAATTACAAAATTCATAAAAAACTTGTTCTTACTTCTACTGAGGGAGGAATTGTTTGTTATATTGCTAATAATGAAAAATCACTTTCTCAACCATCAGGATATTGGAATCCTCCTCCTCCTTTTTTTGAAAAATTCAATGGGATGTCAGAAGTTGAAATTGACCATAAATTATATGAACTTGCTTTAAATTTTATTTTATCCCATCCAAAAGAATATCTAAAACTTGTCTGGGATAGATTTATAAGATATTGGAGATTTTTCCC encodes:
- a CDS encoding glycosyltransferase family 39 protein, encoding MKKEFNSNNYTKGIWKKLLFIFICSLLIRVLFILTLNNSIDVWGDWWDELGWKLASGKGFWVENPYFPGGQKFYSWRTPGFPFFLAIIYKIFGHNYLAAKIGLAIISSFTCILIYFLLREFFNSKISFIGSFLYSIYPSSIFWTGYLAPETLETFLLVLFSIFLIKGKNKKSDTFILLSGIFLGIAVLTRSLFFIFLPLIFFYFLIEFKRKGILKFIFLFLGCFLVITPWVLRNYKIHKKLVLTSTEGGIVCYIANNEKSLSQPSGYWNPPPPFFEKFNGMSEVEIDHKLYELALNFILSHPKEYLKLVWDRFIRYWRFFPHTFSGPGENYKKYHVILGFITFAPIIILSFIGFFITLKNLKKYLWIYFGILGWSLPTILLFKTVIRYREPIIPYLMVLLLSIFKNVEK
- a CDS encoding asparagine synthase C-terminal domain-containing protein, with product PIKTFSIGFDVKEYNELKYAKIVAEKFGTQHHEFIIQPDIIKCLPKLVWHYNEPFADSSMIPTYYLAKETSNYVKVALNGDGGDENFAGYDRYYQTMVLSKLYSFCKKAGLTSSYVKNLIEKIYQKFPAPFPVRILEWIKEADDFGFGFAYSRRLQSFSDIWKEKIYSPWFKNELKNYNSIEIVDKLWEKNKADNLLEKMLYTDFHLYLPEVLMVKIDIATMANSLEGRSPFLDYKFIETISSFPPELKLKGKISKYILKKKLKGFLPDEILKRGKMGFGVPVGEWFKGELANYLKSIILNKRFFKRNFFEKKYVEEIVQQHISGRVNHSSRLWTLLCFEIWCRIFLDGEQV